A part of Fusarium oxysporum Fo47 chromosome III, complete sequence genomic DNA contains:
- a CDS encoding RTA1 like protein-domain-containing protein translates to MAGFTFYNYEPSLPAAAIFVIIFTTAALIHMWQMFRHRTWYFIPFLIGCLFEAFGYVGRALSANEAPDYTKNPYIMQSILLLLGPALLAASIYMILGRLIVLLDAGHLSLIRTKWLTKVFVIGDVLSFLAQSGGGGMLASAKNKDSVKMGENMIVGGLLIQILFFGFFMVVTVVFHMRIRSRPTSRSLVLNTPWEKLIFILYASSVFILVRSVFRVAEYVLGKDGALQAHEYWIYIFDATLMSFVAILFNLFHPSQVINVLGDEKPRYTVDEYPLHSV, encoded by the exons ATGGCAGGTTTCACTTTCTACAATTATGAGCCCTCCTTACCAGCGGCCGCCATATttgtcatcatcttcaccaccGCCGCTCTTATTCACATGTGGCAAATGTTCCGGCATCGAACATGGTACTTTATCCCATTTCTCATCGGCTGTCTCT TTGAGGCGTTTGGCTACGTGGGCCGTGCGCTCTCCGCAAACGAAGCTCCAGACTACACCAAGAACCCGTATATCATGCAGTCGATATTGCTTCTCCTCGGTCCTGCCCTCCTCGCCGCGTCTATTTATATGATCCTGGGCCGGTTGATAGTCCTTCTAGATGCCGGCCACTTATCGCTGATTCGAACGAAGTGGCTGACCAAGGTTTTCGTTATCGGCGACGTGCTATCCTTCCTGGCACAGAGCGGCGGTGGCGGTATGCTCGCTTCAGCAAAGAACAAAGATAGCGTTAAAATGGGTGAGAACATGATTGTTGGCGGATTGCTCATTCAGatcctcttctttggcttcttcatggtTGTCACTGTCGTTTTTCACATGCGAATTCGCTCTCGCCCAACATCTCGATCTCTTGTCTTGAACACTCCTTGGGAGAAGCTGATCTTCATCCTCTATGCTTCGAGCGTTTTTATCCTCGTTCGTTCTGTTTTCCGTGTCGCGGAATATGTTCTTGGCAAAGACGGGGCGCTACAGGCACATGAGTATTGGATATACATCTTTGATGCGACGCTCATGTCCTTTGTTGCTATCCTCTTTAATCTCTTCCACCCTAGCCAAGTTATCAACGTTTTGGGGGACGAAAAGCCTAGGTATACGGTGGATGAGTATCCCTTGCATAGCGTATAG
- a CDS encoding Aldo/keto reductase family-domain-containing protein, whose amino-acid sequence MSPTSSPPALVMGGAGFSYQLNPEPESLPIVDILLRSFELGVRTIDTSPYYEPSEQLMGAALSDPRIQSRYQRSDYELMTKVGRIKENEFNYSPDWIQKSVARSLERFGTTYLDVIFCHDVEYVSLDEAVTAVGVLLEFQRAGVILRVGISGYDIEVLAEVASLARKKYGHPVDVVQTWAQLTLQNTQAETRGFDRFRAAGVNSVFCSSPLAVGLLRTGGIPLGLTGDWHPAPQGLRAAAAEAAEWMDKHGDGETLCSLAMQYAIVKAKQNCTPSFSVSTITGISTLSDLEQNVVAAKRVLKTVGNSESLLDYTELDSQSVESRLSLAERVRLIIGEWLDYDFSGKKPKTVNSGSNEDDIKEPDAVDITAPKHKELKQPAAIRVAV is encoded by the coding sequence ATGTCACCGACCTCTTCACCCCCAGCCTTGGTGATGGGCGGAGCAGGTTTCAGCTACCAACTGAACCCTGAGCCTGAATCTCTTCCGATCGTCGACATTCTCCTGCGCTCATTCGAACTCGGCGTACGCACTATTGACACATCACCATACTATGAGCCTTCAGAACAGCTCATGGGCGCTGCTCTGTCAGATCCTCGTATTCAGTCCAGATACCAACGGAGCGACTATGAACTCATGACCAAAGTTGGTCGCATCAAGGAGAATGAATTCAATTACTCCCCGGACTGGATCCAAAAATCCGTTGCTAGGTCGTTGGAGCGGTTTGGGACTACGTACTTGGATGTGATCTTTTGCCATGATGTTGAGTACGTATCCCTAGACGAAGCTGTTACGGCTGTTGGTGTACTGCTGGAATTCCAACGAGCTGGAGTTATACTGCGGGTTGGAATCTCGGGCTATGACATTGAGGTCCTGGCCGAAGTTGCTAGCCTTGCCCGAAAGAAATACGGACACCCTGTCGACGTTGTTCAAACTTGGGCACAGCTCACTCTTCAGAACACGCAAGCCGAGACACGTGGTTTTGATCGCTTCCGCGCCGCTGGTGTAAACTCAGTATTCTGCTCTAGTCCACTAGCTGTTGGACTATTGAGGACAGGCGGTATTCCTCTTGGGCTGACAGGCGATTGGCATCCCGCGCCTCAAGGACTGAGAGCTGCTGCAGCTGAAGCCGCCGAGTGGATGGACAAGCACGGAGACGGAGAAACCCTATGTTCCCTTGCAATGCAATATGCCATTGTGAAAGCGAAGCAGAACTGCACTCCCTCGTTCTCGGTCTCAACCATAACAGGAATCAGTACTCTGTCCGACCTGGAGCAGAATGTGGTTGCTGCCAAAAGAGTACTCAAAACTGTTGGAAACTCCGAGAGCTTACTGGACTATACCGAGCTAGACTCCCAGTCAGTGGAGAGCAGATTGTCGCTCGCCGAGCGTGTTCGTCTGATCATTGGGGAGTGGCTAGACTACGACTTTTCTGGGAAGAAGCCGAAGACAGTGAATAGCGGCTCCAACGaggatgatatcaaggagcCTGATGCAGTCGATATCACAGCACCAAAGCATAAGGAATTGAAGCAGCCTGCAGCGATCAGAGTGGCGGTGTAA